The Gemmatimonadota bacterium genomic sequence CCTTCGCCGGTATCGCCGCGGTAGGTATGCTGGCCCGACAGCCGGCGGGGTCGTCCGTGGTTGATGCATCGCAGGAAGTGCTGGTGCCGGTGAATGACACCCCCGAGCGCGAAGCGGCCTTGACCGCGCCTGCGCAGTTTGTGCTGGTCGCACCGCCGACCTCCCGCGTCGAGTTGATCGGCAGCTTCAATGACTGGACGCCGACCCCCATGACGTACGATGTGGAGACGCAGGCGTGGCGCGTCACGTTGTCTCTTCCCGTGGGTGTCCACGAATACCAGTTCCTCGTGAACGGAACCCAGCGTGTGGTGGATCCGATGGCGAGTGTGTCGCCGAGTGACTTCGGTTCCCCGAACTCGATCGTGAAGGTCACGCCGGTCCCATGAAGACGACACGCGCCCTCACGCTGCTCCTCGGACCCGTGGCCCTCGCGGCGTGGACCGCGATGACCGACGACCAACGGCTGGTCGGACGCCTGGACGCGCGCACGCGTGAGGCCGTGGTGGCGGTGGTCGATGCGGCGCGTCGGGATGGACTGCCGACCGAGCCGATCATCGACAAGGCCCTGGAAGGGGCGAGCAAGCAGGCCACGGGCGCACAGATTGTCGCTGTGGTGCGCTCGCTCGTTGGCGACCTCAAGCGTGCCCGGGAAGCCCTGGGACCGACGTCGAGCGTCAAGGACGTCGAGGCGGGGGCGCAGGCCCTGCGTGCCGGGATCGCGCTCCATGAGCTCGAGCGACTGCGCGTGGCACGTGCGGCCTCGCCGGTCGCCAGCGCGCTCGAGGTGATGACCATCCTGACCAATGATGGCGTGCCGGCGGATAGCATTGCCCCACGGGTCGTCAGTCTCGTGCTCGCCGGTGCGAGTGCAGACCAGCTCTACGTCCTCCGTCAGGAGATCAAGCGCTTCATGAATGGTGGCGTGGCGGCCCCAACCGCGGCCGCGCTCGGTGGGCAGGGGCTTGAGCAGGTTCTGGCCCAGCAGGCTGCAACCAGCGGCAATAGCGGTGGTCCGGGGAGCCCATTACCTTCGGTTCGGGGCCAGTCACGTGTGGCGGACCCCCTGGCCACCACGAATGCTGCAGGCGCGGTGCAGGGGAACGCCAATGTCTCCGGAGCGGGCGACGGAGCACGTCCGGCTGGTCCGCGGGGCAAGCCGAAACCCAAGCGCCCGTAACGACCCCTTCGCCGTATTCGCGGACTGTCCTGGCGCGGTGGGGCCCCTGGCTCCGCCGCGCATCTGTTTGTTAGGGTTGCAG encodes the following:
- a CDS encoding glycogen-binding domain-containing protein, translating into MRDQEIDLFIAKVARELKEPVDLDPQFDMRVMASLAPEVISLESRRVRQPWYRRQLAVPAPIAGLAAAAAFAGIAAVGMLARQPAGSSVVDASQEVLVPVNDTPEREAALTAPAQFVLVAPPTSRVELIGSFNDWTPTPMTYDVETQAWRVTLSLPVGVHEYQFLVNGTQRVVDPMASVSPSDFGSPNSIVKVTPVP